A genomic region of Cotesia glomerata isolate CgM1 linkage group LG9, MPM_Cglom_v2.3, whole genome shotgun sequence contains the following coding sequences:
- the LOC123272209 gene encoding trichohyalin-like translates to MASRATAGSQSWLWSLRKADVIEELRKYNVSFESRATLTELRILLRAQLNKTKVANAGREGEYDQLLDDLDRSEIELEVIEEVTVSDKELRPIDDDETQEDAQSRVTREQEASEAELRRELENEVREELERKEREKIERENREKRRVERERRELEEQRAREQEVREREARELKEREEREAREREIREREEQERREREEREAREKAMRETHERENRELRERLRREITEQIRQEIDARRLRDPENGRLESEQEVQARREREMRQEQERREREQREREERETRERLRREITEQVRREIELERQANQAAQNPGLIFPAALPRENDEFRTRDLVRKWGVTFNGERDVLDFIERIDELTESYGFQKDKLVHCIPMLLRDKAIHWYRNNKRDWASWEDFTSDLKSFFLPPGRAIELEEQIRNRVQRETEIAKEYATSLQTLMRRHGQMTPQAKLARLYQNLRPEYRRYIKRTEFTDVPELLRLAGEFEQLESQEKGQSQPSNKPAVGKINTGKPATGKTTKPAASLEIFEYDWREHCWRCRQKGHRQPQCTNPRVKFCSRCGKMGTWTYDCCPWRGNAARVDTSSQSRPGDRQDSRISGAKPQMNKKDNAATTTASKPSSSTTPQQ, encoded by the coding sequence ATGGCTTCGCGGGCAACGGCGGGTTCCCAATCGTGGCTTTGGTCCTTACGAAAAGCCGACGTTATCGAGGAGTTGAGGAAGTACAACGTGTCATTCGAATCGAGAGCGACTTTAACAGAGTTACGAATCTTGCTGAGAGCCCAACTGAATAAAACAAAAGTCGCGAACGCGGGGCGAGAGGGTGAATATGACCAACTATTAGACGATCTTGATCGGTCCGAGATCGAACTAGAAGTCATTGAGGAGGTAACTGTTTCGGACAAAGAACTACGGCCGATAGACGACGATGAGACTCAAGAAGACGCTCAATCGAGAGTAACCCGGGAACAAGAAGCTAGTGAAGCTGAGTTACGTCGGGAACTCGAGAACGAGGTTCGAGAGGAGTTGGAAAGGAAGGAAAGGGAGAAGATAGAGCGAGAGAACCGCGAAAAGCGCCGAGTCGAGCGCGAACGACGGGAACTCGAGGAACAAAGAGCACGAGAACAAGAAGTACGGGAGAGAGAAGCGCGTGAGCTGAAAGAAAGAGAGGAACGTGAGGCCCGAGAACGAGAAATTAGAGAGCGGGAAGAACAGGAGAGACGCGAACGTGAGGAACGCGAAGCGAGAGAAAAAGCGATGCGCGAAACACATGAGCGGGAGAATCGAGAACTACGAGAACGACTAAGACGCGAGATTACGGAACAAATAAGACAAGAGATCGATGCTAGAAGGCTACGCGACCCGGAAAACGGGAGACTGGAGTCAGAACAGGAGGTACAGGCGAGACGAGAACGAGAAATGAGACAAGAGCAAGAACGACGTGAACGCGAGCAAAGAGAACGAGAGGAGCGTGAGACTCGAGAACGTTTGAGACGAGAAATCACGGAACAAGTGCGACGCGAAATAGAATTAGAAAGACAAGCCAATCAGGCAGCGCAAAATCCAGGCCTGATTTTTCCGGCGGCATTGCCGAGAGAAAACGACGAATTTCGGACAAGAGACTTGGTGCGCAAGTGGGGCGTTACCTTCAACGGCGAACGCGACGTGTTAGATTTTATCGAGCGTATCGACGAATTGACTGAAAGTTACGGATTCCAGAAAGACAAGTTAGTTCACTGCATCCCTATGCTTCTTCGCGATAAAGCTATACACTGGTACCGAAACAACAAGAGGGACTGGGCGTCGTGGGAAGACTTCACGTCGGATTTAAAATCTTTCTTCCTACCCCCAGGTCGGGCGATCGAACTTGAAGAGCAGATTAGAAACCGTGTGCAGAGAGAGACCGAGATAGCAAAGGAATATGCGACTAGTTTACAGACCCTGATGCGTCGACACGGACAAATGACTCCCCAGGCTAAGTTAGCGCGACTGTACCAAAATTTAAGACCTGAATATCGTCGATATATTAAGCGAACCGAGTTCACCGATGTTCCAGAGCTATTGCGACTGGCAGGCGAGTTCGAGCAACTCGAAAGCCAGGAAAAGGGGCAATCGCAGCCTAGTAATAAGCCAGCAGTCGGAAAAATTAACACCGGAAAGCCGGCTACAGGGAAAACGACGAAACCAGCCGCGTCGTTAGAGATTTTTGAGTACGATTGGCGAGAACATTGTTGGCGCTGTCGGCAGAAAGGCCACCGACAACCCCAATGCACGAATCCACGAGTAAAATTCTGCTCACGGTGCGGTAAAATGGGCACGTGGACCTACGATTGCTGCCCGTGGCGGGGAAACGCCGCGAGGGTCGACACCAGCTCCCAGAGTCGACCCGGAGACCGTCAAGACTCACGAATATCGGGAGCCAAGCCCCAGATGAACAAAAAGGACAACGCCGCGACAACAACCGCGTCGAAGCCCAGCAGCAGTACAACCCCTCAGCAGTAA
- the LOC123272210 gene encoding dentin sialophosphoprotein-like, translating into MTFNIHSLLHLGESVRRSGPLWGTSAFPFENGIFYDKLNVNGPKSVSLQMSRKRLKKIRLRSKINASTTSNECANYCHKLFEPEEKLRNCVELPNNIRLIGEKLKTSQARFEMEGRTSQSTTNDKTEELNDTSKDDPLMHCLSDSTPEELISAGNNANKKAKIAKKNKKEKKKNDNDSIDNEKRFTEIAGISKERERMKKGSDFSSDSITKRLTDITNIMNKSFADIKKTVAQIESKYSSELKELRGLVQILIDNWNEFKSMPSTSSSQALEERTGFPESRFVQRSDNSIHLGEGVYISKKTYDSIASDATSNAVFVKKIIMTQYTPEEIITYSVKGGKSNKIKMTSRKPGLDPTIRLAVKGIFRYYLSTRYTDEAYINAEVDKCDDHIRRKISDLRKKARPAKVPKRKKSSSSDDPSGSSSSDSDDAEPKKKSRNRNVSSGSDDSEKAEPRKKSRKSNASSSSNDSDNSSDYSRETTSQLDDKLDSKENEPLGDE; encoded by the exons ATGACATTTAATATCCATTCACTTCTTCATTTGGGCGAATCAGTGAGAAGAAGTGGGCCATTATGGGGAACATCCGCATTTCCTTTTGAAAATGGGAtcttttatgataaattgaaTGTCAACGGACCAAAAAGTGTCAGTCTTCAAATGAGCCGCAAAcggttgaaaaaaattcgacTACGTTCCAAGATCAACGCTTCAACAACTTCTAATGAATGTGCGAATTACTGTCACAAACTATTTGAGCCTGAAGAAAAGCTAAGAAATTGTGTTGAACTTCCTAATAATATTAGACTTATTGGAGAAAAGCTGAAGACGTCACAA GCACGCTTTGAAATGGAAGGCAGGACTAGTCAAAGTACCACAAATGACAAAACTGAAGAATTAAATGATACTTCAAAAGATGATCCACTCATGCATTGCCTCAGTGATTCGACACCGGAAGAATTAATAAGCGCTGGGAATAATGCAA acaaaaaagctaaaattgcaaaaaagaATAAGAAGGAGAAGAAAAAGAATGACAATGATTCAATAGACAATGAAAAAAGATTTACAGAAATTGCAGGTATTTCAAAAGAAAGGGAAAGAATGAAAAAAGGTTCTGATTTTTCATCTGATTCAATTACAAAAAGACTAACAGATATAACaaatataatgaataaaagttttgctgacattaaaaaaacagTAGCTCAGATAGAGAGTAAATATAGTTCTGAACTTAAGGAATTAAGAGGCTtagttcaaattttgatagataattggaatgaatttaaaagtatgccGTCTACTTCATCGTCTCAAGCTTTAGAAGAAAGGACTGGTTTTCCTGAATCTAGGTTTGTTCAACGAAGCGATAATTCTATACATCTAGGAGAAGGGGTTTACATCTCTAAGAAAACGTATGATTCAATTGCGTCCGATGCTACTTCCAATGCtgtttttgtgaaaaaaattataatgaccCAGTATACTCCCGAAGAAATAATAACTTATAGTGTTAAAGGTGgaaaatctaataaaattaaaatgacgtCTCGCAAACCTGGACTTGATCCAACGATCAGATTAGCCGTGAAag gaattttccgatattatttaagtacccgTTATACAGATGAAGCTTATATTAACGCCGAAGTTGATAAATGCGATGACCATATCCGCAGAAAAATATCtgatttgagaaaaaaagcgAGACCAGCAAAGGTACCCAAAAGGAAAAAATCCTCGTCTAGTGATGACCCATCTGGCTCTAGTAGTAGCGATTCAGACGACGCGGAACCAAAGAAAAAATCTCGTAACCGAAACGTTTCGTCTGGTTCAGATGATTCAGAGAAGGCTGAACCAAGGAAAAAATCTCGTAAAAGTAACGCATCGTCTAGTTCAAATGATTCAGATAACTCTTCTGATTATTCACGTGAAACTACCTCACAATTAGATGATAAACTCGATTCCAAAGAAAACGAACCTTTGGGAGATGAATAA